The following are encoded in a window of Naumovozyma castellii chromosome 10, complete genome genomic DNA:
- the ATG17 gene encoding protein kinase regulatory subunit ATG17 (ancestral locus Anc_4.300): MDAKKLVDNARKILVEAQLLCQESNSQIYTFRNDLSLWQRQLMKLKFVIGCLKQQGSFLLHCVLEKGISEKLIRDEWGNNVLKELVSEMRIWQDKITDQVSRLDQIDNVLVHTETGTLNPKLSDYISRDNVNILDERLMEMPVIQKQIESIKSQYASMLKKVKENVNETTLREIELTLEDKFGNNCPDTITLSETCPDELDKLEKDLAEFISSITEHYDKTKLLETYEKKNLEMYESLYEVVTEDNNELPCIMTSLKEKISLVDRTLLKYQTVWDKKKLEKKLLQQNISKMNEEFKKYYEYLQIFKDISNLISTFKESCIADIQMIKDLFQFYKNFEKSYEDLLAEVERRKLTCKKMKAIILQCEEKLQALSEEDLGARELFLNDNGNYLPENIWPNKIDDFSPLYRLEYHIEEL, from the coding sequence ATGGATGCTAAGAAGTTAGTGGACAATGCTAGAAAGATCCTTGTGGAGGCCCAATTATTATGTCAGGAGTCCAATTCTCAAATTTACACGTTTAGGAATGATTTGAGTTTATGGCAACGACAATTAATGAAGTTGAAGTTTGTCATTGGTTGTTTGAAACAGCAAGGTTCATTCTTATTGCATTGTGTGCTAGAGAAAGGTATAAGTGAGAAACTTATTCGAGATGAATGGGGAAATAACGTTTTAAAGGAGCTTGTTAGTGAGATGAGGATATGGCAAGATAAGATCACAGATCAAGTTTCTCGATTAgatcaaattgataatGTGTTAGTTCATACTGAAACTGGGACACTAAATCCAAAGTTATCGGATTACATTTCCAGAGATAATGTCAACATATTGGATGAGAGGTTAATGGAGATGCCAGTCATACAGAAACAGATAGAAAGTATAAAATCCCAATATGCGAGTATGCTAAAAAAGGTCAAGGAGAACGTCAATGAGACTACATTAAGGGAAATAGAACTTACTTTGGAAGATAAATTTGGTAATAACTGCCCTGATACAATAACACTGAGTGAAACTTGCCctgatgaattggataaattggaaaaagaCTTGGCCGAATTTATAAGCTCCATTACAGAGCATTATGATAAAACAAAACTGTTAGAAACatatgaaaagaaaaatctAGAAATGTATGAATCCCTCTATGAAGTTGTCACagaagataataatgaattgcCATGTATCATGACATCtttaaaggaaaaaatcaGTTTGGTGGATAGAACACTTCTCAAGTATCAAACTGTTTGGGACAAGAAAAAGttggagaagaaattactacaacaaaatatttcgAAAATGAACGAagaatttaagaaatattatgaatatttgcaaatattcaaggatatttcaaatctaaTATCGACATTCAAAGAATCATGCATAGCCgatattcaaatgataaaggatttattccaattttataagaattttgaaaaaagttATGAAGATCTTCTTGCAGAGGTAGAAAGGAGGAAACTCACGTGcaagaagatgaaagcAATAATTTTGCAATGTGAGGAGAAGTTGCAAGCTCTaagtgaagaagatttggGGGCCCGTGAATTGTTTTTAAACGATAATGGTAATTATTTACCAGAAAACATTTGGccaaataaaattgatgatttttcACCACTATACCGGCTAGAATATCATATTGAAGAACTTTAA
- the AVT2 gene encoding Avt2p (ancestral locus Anc_1.80): MSYSMIPLDEESQLPDTSEELAKELIEENEKKSNVYMAFMNMANSILGAGIITQPLAVKNAGILGSIICYILLGFIVDWTLRLLVINITLSSKQTYQDTVEHVMGKKGKFLILGCNGLFALGGCIGFSIIIGDTIPHVLRIFFNSEKITRNMVIFLTTLFISYPLSLLRNIAALSKASFLALVSMVVIVFTVVIRGPALPSELKGEPLSHSSLFFSPSLFKSLSIISFALVCHHNTSFIFHSIRNKSLTKFTKLTHISVFISVAFCMLMGYSGFFIFTDKTKGNILNNFPAKDNIINIARICFGFNMLTTFPLEIFVLRDVVAVILLECHLVPSEENNPLLPYLSRKWHFCITTGLVFLSMGISLMTCNLGALFELIGSTTASVMAYILPPYVNLLLRQQRNELSFTTKLPHYFCIFFGFTVMIISSTETILDAVFGTEQKHCEI; the protein is encoded by the coding sequence ATGTCCTACAGTATGATTCCTCTTGATGAGGAAAGTCAATTACCGGATACCAGTGAAGAACTCGCCAAAGAGcttattgaagaaaatgaaaagaaatcaaatGTATATATGGCATTTATGAATATGGCTAATAGTATCCTGGGGGCTGGGATTATAACCCAACCTTTGGCGGTGAAAAACGCCGGTATTCTTGGATCCATTATATGTTACATATTGTTAGGGTTTATTGTTGATTGGACTCTGAGGCTACTTGTCATCAACATTACTTTATCTTCGAAGCAAACATATCAAGACACAGTGGAACATGTCATGGGTAAGAAGGgaaaatttcttattttgGGTTGTAATGGATTATTTGCCTTGGGCGGTTGTATTGGGTTTTCCATTATTATAGGTGATACAATACCTCACGTTTtgagaatatttttcaattctgaAAAGATAACAAGGAATATggttatatttttaacaACATTGTTTATATCCTACCCTCTCTCTCTTCTAAGAAACATTGCCGCTTTATCGAAGGCATCATTTTTGGCCCTGGTTAGCATGGTCGTTATTGTATTTACTGTCGTGATCCGAGGACCTGCCTTACCGTCAGAATTAAAAGGGGAACCACTATCACATTCTTCCCTATTCTTTTCGCCTTCACTCTTCAAAAGTCTCTCTATTATTTCGTTTGCTCTGGTTTGCCATCATAATACTTCGTTCATCTTCCATTCgataagaaacaaaagtCTTAccaaatttaccaaattgACTCATATCAGTGTCTTTATTAGTGTTGCTTTTTGTATGTTAATGGGGTATTCCGGCTTCTTTATATTTACTGATAAGACAAAGGgcaatatattaaataatttccCAGCGAAGgataatataataaacaTTGCTAGAATATGTTTCGGGTTCAACATGTTAACAACCTTCCCATTAGAAATTTTTGTTCTAAGAGATGTTGTTGCGGTAATCCTATTAGAATGTCATCTAGTCCCCTCCGAGGAAAATAATCCATTATTACCTTAcctttcaagaaaatggCATTTTTGCATAACTACAGGTTTAGTTTTCCTTAGTATGGGTATATCATTAATGACCTGTAATTTAGGTGCACTATTTGAATTGATTGGTTCTACAACGGCGTCAGTAATGGCCTACATCTTACCGCCATATGTTAACCTACTATTACGCCAACAAAGAAATGAATTGTCATTCACTACTAAGCTTCCCCATTATTTCTGCATATTTTTTGGGTTTACAGTCATGATAATTAGTAGCACTGAGACTATTTTGGATGCAGTATTTGGCACAGAGCAGAAACATTGCGAGATTTAA
- the SPP382 gene encoding mRNA splicing protein SPP382 (ancestral locus Anc_4.301), with protein MNGSEQDGFFAKRRRIDPYGYSEEEDDTDSGSNMKDVPPVEEDSAMTKKYGIGAKLLSKMGYTMGKGLGKDGRGISEPIKAEQRPAGHAGLGMLSQKSYVNDANDIRELQYESSSDDEVRELGVGIVSFNKRGTEVLSVQEENIDLIRKLRTLKIENNLEIPINVTSTLNSGSKIPPSKKSALEDTVNELLELQINLQAISGRLKPLENHLSELNIMQKSLQELSQMWEDKTQWRKNQKQIITDVLKIPEDDLVDKLVSDIILINFPEDFANRLENNLPVDHETTSNSLTSLIDLLQYRMDTDRDRLNRTQTIIYKKIFLPMEHYWKSFTPTNETAVKQVLVLLLYYEPIWKFIGCQDYILEVYINSQLEVAMEEWQIGVSEISPRLWYFDFMVLLDEKIQRKLKDIMEKKWETYCVSWKGRTSPLIDEADLIFIHEILGDEKFYGVSREWFLFKYVDDVWYKHFEPELELEIWGDIKRHGEFAEEENDADTTYAMSLLIKYHYAFHPDDFRIIVTCTFNEINKILYQWMLYGKQESKRNAIEWFEWLIQKLFICGHNQKNIISHEIEKSREFLSEAIDEDILIPVHDESLELDELLKEKMNETDGKTQDITELDREPEYTIQNIPLRKVTVTFKEVVDDYCQSHGLILQKSANRFTMLPYGKDMNSLVPIFDVKGSNGQKMKHIALKDDILWIENDNNHEFIPSYLWQL; from the coding sequence ATGAACGGATCGGAGCAAGATGGTTTCTTTGCTAAGAGGAGACGTATTGACCCGTATGGATATAGTGAAGAGGAGGATGATACAGACTCTGGAAGTAATATGAAAGATGTGCCGCCAGTGGAGGAAGATAGTGCGATGACTAAGAAGTACGGGATTGGTGCCAAATTGTTGTCAAAGATGGGGTACACGATGGGGAAGGGTCTTGGGAAAGATGGACGTGGTATTTCAGAGCCTATAAAGGCAGAACAAAGACCAGCAGGACACGCAGGTTTGGGAATGTTATCCCAAAAAAGTTATGTCAATGATGCAAATGATATTCGAGAATTACAATATGAAAGCTCatcagatgatgaagtgAGAGAGTTAGGGGTTGGTATTgtatcatttaataaaaggGGAACTGAAGTTTTGAGTgttcaagaagagaataTCGATTTGATTAGAAAACTACGAACGTTAAAAATTGAGAATAACTTGGAGATACCAATTAATGTAACAAGTACCCTTAATTCTGGGAGTAAGATACCCCCTTCCAAGAAATCTGCATTGGAAGATACTGTGaatgaattattggaattgcAAATAAACTTACAGGCAATTAGTGGACGTCTGAAACCGTTAGAAAATCACTTATCGGAACTGAATATTATGCAAAAATCTTTACAAGAGTTGAGCCAGATGTGGGAGGATAAGACGCAATGGAGGAAGAACCAGAAGCAAATAATCACAGATGTTTTAAAAATACCAGAGGATGATCTTGTTGACAAGCTAGTCTCAGATATAATACTTATCAATTTCCCTGAAGATTTTGCAAATCGACTTGAAAATAATCTTCCCGTTGACCACGAAACGACATCGAACTCTTTGACGTCCCTCATTGATTTACTCCAATATCGAATGGATACGGATCGAGATCGTTTAAACAGAACGCAGACtattatttacaagaaaatatttcttccGATGGAACACTATTGGAAATCCTTTACACCCACGAATGAAACAGCTGTGAAACAGGTGCTAGTGTTGCTTCTCTATTATGAACCGATCTGGAAGTTTATTGGTTGCCAAGATTATATTTTAGAAGTATACATCAATAGCCAACTAGAAGTAGCAATGGAAGAATGGCAAATTGGAGTTTCGGAAATATCTCCAAGGTTATGGTACTTTGATTTTATGGTTCTCTTAGATGAAAAAATACAgagaaaattaaaagatatCATGGAAAAGAAGTGGGAAACCTATTGCGTGTCTTGGAAAGGTAGAACATCTCCCTTAATAGATGAGGCagatttaatatttattcatgAAATTCTTGGTGATGAAAAGTTTTATGGCGTTAGCAGAGAATGGTTTTTGTTTAAGTATGTGGATGATGTTTGGTATAAGCATTTTGAACCTGAActtgaattggaaatatgGGGTGATATAAAAAGACATGGAGAATTTGCTGAGGAGGAAAATGACGCTGACACTACGTATGCCATGAGCCTATTAATAAAATACCATTATGCATTTCATCCTGATGACTTCCGAATAATAGTTACTTGCACATTCAATGAGATCaataaaattctttatcaatGGATGTTGTATGGAAAACAAGAGAGTAAAAGGAACGCTATAGAATGGTTCGAGTGGTTAATTCAGAAACTATTTATTTGTGGTCATAATCAAAAGAACATTATATCTCACGAAATCGAAAAATCTAGAGAATTTTTATCAGAGGCCAtagatgaagatattttgattcCCGTTCATGATGAAAGTCTTGAGTTGGACGAGTTACTCAAGGAAAAGATGAATGAAACTGACGGGAAGACCCAAGATATAACTGAACTTGATAGGGAACCCGAATATACCATTCAAAACATTCCTCTTCGAAAGGTCACTGTAACTTTTAAAGAAGTTGTAGATGATTACTGCCAAAGTCATGGTTTAATATTACAGAAGAGCGCCAATCGGTTTACTATGTTACCTTATGGGAAGGATATGAACTCGTTGGTGCCTATCTTTGATGTGAAAGGGTCCAACGGCCAAAAAATGAAGCATATAGCATTAAAGGATGATATATTATggattgaaaatgataataatcatGAGTTTATTCCGTCTTATCTGTGGCAGCtctaa
- the TUS1 gene encoding Rho family guanine nucleotide exchange factor TUS1 (ancestral locus Anc_4.305), whose amino-acid sequence MYRSSPSRGPKRTNKESLPLPKLPPLNTRDAFIDRSIHHVATADDTLNTAISDLSIGWTPISENAVHNPQTPSSSHVQSPPSTGPRTGSASNSSKYRSRRRPPPPQTVLSAGAIPTTATMDSSFRSSNMDTPTKMKHRSLFSTPVQNTMDNDGSTATLQSSETGNFVDQDSVISSQSVLSPTSPSIRKHHPTHHHHHHHHHHGKNDDDITESYIDKILPPIPVLDSINDFFEAAMPPPLLLASTSRNVSGLSKNSDSVESYYSDSNYTFNNSTKRHATEFSSLLGGKPLQLAPSITAPTQPFNIDLLDENKLYQCYSVFHLSDIYEWILKIYFEWFNEYIFGKIEFYQVVQRLLEFQLSTSINQDIIDSNVDMIIESLISQSAIRFEQNDIVETEDSVEDLVIIVAGLDVQGVFTQLLPCYSFVDTDYHSSNTACTQCYSYLCNHTSSSTTSSTTTPINGPVKKDLKISEIINKSVGVWTEYWHLTPSDLRDIEPREIQRQSFIFDLIILEERSLNMANAAIEIYGKRFHPDLLPSEPNFSELAFDVFVPLIELHKEYLLSPIFWKIKTMGKFIDGIGKIYSKWCEQAHDIYLKYATAMATVHEIITWEKAHHTEFAKWLNEIDNSPEISRSKMYYDVIFFGGFFKSLQNMPLTLQSILKNTDPNVEDYLYLQKVIKDIERLSSQVDKAHGDAIDHRNLIRFSEQLVVNINSHLGYSNLSKKNKKIPHDSDQDNFDLRLYDPSRKLLISGLLLRKRDLWLDPSPIYLVLLDNYLLITERIIGNDKKTIRYKLIERPIPMDYLSLEKRTPNEDSSTTSLIKPLTSPLRKSARIINQQSNESIETRINSLECSFKIRNIATNESFTFITESQDERQRWVNTIINTLKSTSSLRVNDAIKLEVLSDNFAYNDKDIPSNLSVVPEGSEIDMALKAHRPTSNSTLIRTTVLCSLEFKFEGKCFLLVSTSDGVFLSKNKQCKMRFVKVLQCNEIRKMEMNLKMGLLFVLDDKKLCCYNLPSLLGAYYDPSEYLIDNCIVGIVIRDKVGSFKFADDFGNSKHLFYERKGKIIVVTPEFDQITKSLKYFKEYKQYRLPVFNNGLTVPEVKDIVIFKKSFMVCSSRGVFLFQADFNDIGNLLPTFIANDGAFECVDNETLGGSSDTSSSSGSTKQRMAELVKNDISTNKTKPITCLQLGDPREYLMIYDEAIVRMNAYGQVVDWRKDILVLDFYCANATFHMGYLILIGENLLQVYNLNSRKMRLCDAMPIQIIKGKRIKLMSMSENDDPVVILSHPNIANKQLLLKCKIGK is encoded by the coding sequence ATGTACAGAAGCAGCCCTTCAAGAGGTCCTAAGCGGACAAATAAGGAGTCATTACCACTACCGAAACTGCCGCCTTTGAATACGAGAGATGCTTTCATAGATCGTTCCATACATCATGTGGCAACTGCTGACGATACTCTTAATACAGCAATCAGTGATCTTTCCATAGGATGGACGCCCATATCTGAAAACGCCGTGCATAATCCACAAACTCCATCTTCAAGTCATGTTCAATCACCTCCATCAACTGGTCCCAGGACAGGTTCAGCATCCAATTCTAGTAAATACAGGAGTAGAAGACGTCCCCCACCACCACAGACTGTATTATCTGCTGGTGCAATACCGACAACGGCAACGATGGACAGTTCCTTCAGATCATCAAACATGGATACACCTACAAAAATGAAGCACAGATCATTGTTCTCGACTCCAGTACAAAACACAATGGATAATGATGGTTCTACTGCAACGTTACAATCTTCAGAGACTGGCAATTTTGTTGATCAGGACTCTGTAATTTCATCACAATCAGTACTTTCACCAACATCTCCCAGTATACGAAAACATCATCCTAcgcatcatcatcatcaccaccatcaccatcatGGGAAAAATGATGACGATATTACTGAGTCATACATTGATAAAATTCTTCCACCGATACCAGTACTTGATTCTataaatgatttttttgaagCTGCCATGCCACCACCTTTACTATTGGCATCCACTTCAAGAAATGTCAGTGGTCTCAGTAAGAACTCCGATAGTGTCGAGAGTTATTATTCCGATTCAAATTATACATTTAATAACTCAACCAAAAGACATGCTACTGAATTTAGTTCTCTTCTTGGTGGGAAACCTTTGCAATTGGCTCCCAGTATTACAGCACCAACACAACCTTTCAATATTGATCTTTTAGAcgaaaataaattatacCAATGTTATTCCGTATTCCACTTGTCTGATATTTATGAGTGGATCCTAAAGATATATTTCGAATggtttaatgaatatatcttCGGTAAGATAGAATTTTATCAGGTGGTTCAAAGACTATTAGAATTCCAGTTATCAACTAGTATAAATCAAGATATTATCGACTCAAACGTAGATATGATTATAGAATCACTCATATCCCAAAGCGCCATTAGATTTGAACAAAACGATATAGTGGAAACGGAAGACTCTGTTGAGGATTTAGTAATTATAGTCGCAGGTTTAGACGTTCAGGGGGTATTTACTCAACTACTTCCGTGTTATTCCTTCGTGGATACCGATTATCACTCTTCAAATACAGCTTGTACGCAATGTTACTCATATTTGTGTAACCATACTTCCTCTTCAACAACTTCCTCGACCACAACACCAATCAATGGTCCAGtaaagaaagatttgaagatatctGAAATTATAAACAAGTCTGTAGGCGTTTGGACAGAATATTGGCATTTGACACCAAGTGATCTCCGAGATATTGAGCCCCgagaaattcaaagacaGAGCTTTATTTTCGATTTAATCATCTTAGAGGAACGCTCATTAAATATGGCTAATGCTGccattgaaatttatgGAAAACGGTTCCATCCAGATCTATTGCCAAGCGAACCAAATTTTTCTGAATTGGCCTTTGATGTTTTCGTACCTTTGATTGAATTGCACAAGGaatatcttctttctccaatattttggaaGATCAAGACAATGggaaaatttattgatggtATCGGAAAGATATATTCTAAATGGTGTGAGCAAGCACATGATATCTATTTGAAATATGCAACGGCAATGGCTACAGTACATGAAATTATAACATGGGAAAAGGCACATCACACTGAATTTGCCAAATGgttaaatgaaattgataattctCCCGAGATTAGCAGATCTAAAATGTATTATGATGTAATTTTCTTTGGTGggtttttcaaatctctaCAAAATATGCCCTTAACATTACAATCAATACTAAAGAACACCGATCCTAATGTGGAAGATTACCTCTATTTGCAGAAGGTcattaaagatattgaacGATTGAGTAGTCAGGTGGATAAAGCACATGGGGATGCTATCGATCACAGGAACTTGATACGGTTTTCAGAACAACTAGTTGTAAATATCAATTCACATCTTGGTTACTCTAATTTAtctaaaaagaataaaaagaTTCCTCATGATTCCGATCAAGATAACTTTGATTTAAGATTATATGATCCatcaagaaaattattaatatccggtttattattaagaaaaagagattTATGGCTTGATCCATCACCAATATATTTGGTTCTTTTGGacaattatttattgataaCCGAACGAATTATAGGTAACGATAAGAAAACTATTCGATACAAATTAATAGAAAGACCAATTCCGATGGATTACCTAAGTTTAGAGAAAAGAACGCCAAATGAAGATTCGTCTACAACTTCGTTAATTAAACCCCTTACCTCTCCATTGAGAAAATCAGCAAGAATAATTAATCAGCAAAGTAACGAATCTATTGAAACTAGAATTAATAGTTTAGAATGCTCTTTCAAGATTAGAAATATTGCaacaaatgaatcatttaCTTTTATCACAGAAAGCCAAGATGAAAGACAAAGATGGGTAAATACAATTATCAATACATTAAAGTCAACATCATCTCTACGAGTAAATGATGCTATTAAGCTAGAGGTTCTTAGCGATAACTTTGCATATAATGACAAAGATATACCCAGTAATCTATCAGTTGTTCCCGAGGGTTCTGAGATAGATATGGCTTTGAAAGCTCACCGCCCCACATCAAACTCTACTTTAATTCGGACGACCGTGCTTTGTTCTTtagaattcaaatttgaaggaaaatgtTTCTTACTGGTTTCCACAAGTGATGGAGTATTCTTAAGTAAAAACAAGCAATGCAAAATGAGGTTTGTAAAAGTCTTACAATGCAATGAAATTcgaaaaatggaaatgaatttaaaaatgggACTACTATTTGTATTAGATGATAAAAAACTGTGTTGTTATAATCTACCGAGCTTATTGGGAGCATACTATGATCCATCAGAATATTTAATCGATAATTGTATTGTAGGGATAGTAATTAGGGACAAGGTCGGGTCATTTAAATTTGCGGATGATTTTGGGAATTCGAAACACTTATTTTATGAAAGAAAGGGCAAGATTATTGTAGTCACACCTGAGTTTGATCAAATTAccaaatctttgaaatattttaaagaatacaAACAATATAGGTTACCGGTATTTAACAATGGACTTACAGTTCCTGAGGTCAAAGATATTGtcatcttcaagaaatcgTTTATGGTTTGTTCATCCAGAGGTGTTTTCCTATTCCAGGCTGATTTTAACGATATTGGTAACTTGTTACCTACTTTTATAGCAAATGATGGAGCTTTTGAATGTGTAGATAATGAAACTCTCGGTGGTTCATCAGATACCTCTTCCTCCAGTGGCTCTACAAAGCAAAGAATGGCTGAACTTGTTAAAAATGATATCAGTACCAATAAAACGAAGCCTATAACATGTCTACAATTAGGAGACCCGAGAGAATATCTTATGATATATGATGAAGCCATTGTGAGAATGAATGCCTATGGTCAAGTGGTTGATTGGAGAAAAGATATATTGGTACTTGACTTCTATTGTGCCAATGCGACCTTCCACATGGGATATTTAATACTAATTGGGGAAAACCTGTTACAAGTATACAACTTgaattcaagaaagatGAGATTATGCGATGCAATGCCCATCCAGATTATCAAAGGGAAGAGAATAAAGTTAATGAGCATGTCAGAGAATGACGACCCCGTTGTTATCTTGAGCCATCCAAACATCGCCAACAAGCAATTACTGCTCAAATGCAAGATAGGGAAATAA
- the NCAS0J01820 gene encoding coiled-coil-helix-coiled-coil-helix domain-containing protein (ancestral locus Anc_4.302) encodes MYGRLVSSSVKSRLVSSSLLNCTVRTGPRLLRVPLTRTSTQLWYSTSKPAQEEPPTYQEPPVFQTRDKIISFALTAVATLTAIYLVKSPSKKKKIKEVKQVEGTMEAKDASVEEREQDMVTDTTAELEPEQEAEGEQSSETLEEGEHVGKAVDVDAVDKDMAEKEEEVQKEGAYNPETGEINWDCPCLGGMADGPCGEEFKEAFSCFVYSNAEPKGIDCVEKFQGMQDCFRKYPEHYAEQLKDEEEADALAQKDGEAQEAVETEKEVASLAPPVTEEAHPVESESFENIEESLMQEAAEDASQPSDD; translated from the coding sequence ATGTACGGTAGATTAGTGTCCTCATCGGTAAAATCAAGATTGGTCTCCTCATCGCTGCTCAATTGCACCGTAAGAACCGGACCACGCCTATTGAGGGTACCCCTTACAAGAACCAGCACTCAATTATGGTACTCCACTTCAAAACCTGCTCAGGAGGAACCTCCCACGTACCAAGAACCTCCAGTGTTCCAAACGAGGGATAAGATCATTAGTTTTGCGTTGACTGCTGTCGCCACTTTGACTGCTATATATTTGGTTAAATCCCCCtctaagaagaagaaaattaagGAAGTCAAACAAGTGGAAGGTACAATGGAGGCTAAGGATGCTTctgttgaagaaagagaacAAGATATGGTTACCGATACTACAGCTGAATTGGAACCGGAACAGGAAGCTGAAGGGGAACAATCTTCTGAAACTTTGGAAGAGGGAGAACATGTAGGCAAGGctgttgatgttgatgcTGTCGATAAGGATATGgctgaaaaggaagagGAAGTTCAGAAGGAAGGTGCTTATAATCCGGAAACTGGTGAAATCAACTGGGATTGCCCCTGTCTTGGTGGAATGGCCGATGGACCTTGTggtgaagaatttaaagaagcCTTCTcttgttttgtttattcCAATGCTGAACCAAAGGGTATTGATTGTgttgaaaagtttcaagGAATGCAAGATTGTTTCAGAAAGTATCCTGAACATTACGCCGAACAATTAaaggatgaagaagaagcagaTGCATTGGCGCAAAAAGATGGTGAAGCACAAGAAGCCGTTGAAACTGAGAAAGAAGTTGCGTCTTTGGCTCCACCAGTCACAGAAGAAGCCCATCCTGTTGAATCAGAAAGTTTCGAAAACATAGAAGAGAGTTTGATGCAAGAGGCAGCGGAAGATGCATCTCAACCTTCCGATGACTGA